The following proteins are co-located in the Prinia subflava isolate CZ2003 ecotype Zambia chromosome 16, Cam_Psub_1.2, whole genome shotgun sequence genome:
- the LOC134559157 gene encoding protocadherin beta-15-like: protein MAIARQVLCVCALLSLPHARAEPIRYSVAEEAESGSLVGKLAEDAGLTPAQLSARRARLVWEDGRQHFRLERASGRLVVAARLDREELCAQAATCMLPFELLLSNPLQFFRVEVALEDINDHSPVFPEEKVSFDILETADPGSRFPLEVARDLDIGSNSIQTYSISPENEFFRVSYGSRSNGDKYVELVLEKALDREEQAEMDFSVIAEDGGSPPRSGTIEISVVILDVNDNAPVFTQEGFIGKVLENVPEGSVVLTVLATDPDAGVNGDISYQLSQAVGQSDAAFVIDPTTGEIKLTKPLDFEAAQTHEFSVRARDGGGLSAICKVLVEVVDVNDNAPELVVSSFSSPLPENTAPGTVVALFSVRDRDSGANGKISCALEDQLFFSLRPAYKNYYELVTVSALDREETAQHVLRVTAADAGSPALTSTHTFSVDISDVNDNAPVFNQTSYTMYVRENNVPTAFVGAVSAADADEGLNAKVTYSLAPAQAAERPWCSCISVDSEKGHVFVLRPLDYERLRQAEVTVSASDAGSPPLRANVTVRLLVLDQNDNAPLVLYPGQDGSPAPAELVPVSAEAGYLITKVVAVDADSGQNSWLSYHLLRATEPGLFSVALQSGEVRLRRPVTDRDSVKQKLVVLVRDNGQPPLSATAALSALLLKDFSDVRLPHSSAATEDQDGSLTTYLIISLVFVSLLFLVSIALFVARKVCKRKELEAGPVLYGADNLQSGLADAAAAGSLPRAYCYEISLTTGSGNSEFRFLKPIVPSLPPQHCATGQGPDEEQDFPCVPVSTEDMAPDNRGTLSAGQFNALSFN from the coding sequence atGGCGATCGCAAGGCAAgtgctctgtgtctgtgctttgctgtcGCTGCCGCACGCTCGCGCCGAGCCCATCCGCTACTCCGTGGCCGAGGAGGCGGAGAGCGGCTCCCTTGTAGGCAAGCTGGCGGAGGACGCGGGGCTGACGCCGGCGCAGCTCTCGGCTCGTCGCGCCCGCCTGGTGTGGGAGGACGGGCGGCAGCATTTTCGCTTAGAGCGCGCCTCCGGCCGCCTCGTCGTGGCGGCCAGGCTGGACCGGGAGGAGCTGTGCGCCCAGGCCGCCACCTGCATGCTCCCCTtcgagctgctgctctccaacCCCCTGCAGTTCTTTCGGGTCGAGGTGGCTCTGGAGGATATCAATGACCACTCTCCCGTCTTCCCCGAGGAAAAAGTCAGTTTTGACATCCTGGAAACGGCCGACCCGGGCTCTCGTTTCCCCCTGGAGGTGGCTCGCGACCTAGATATTGGTAGCAACAGCATACAGACTTACAGCATTTCTCCCGAAAACGAGTTTTTCCGTGTTTCCTACGGAAGCCGGAGTAATGGTGACAAATATGTTGAACTTGTTTTAGAAAAGGCTCTAgacagagaggagcaggcagagatggATTTCAGTGTCATTGCTGAAGATGGAGGCTCTCCTCCCAGAAGTGGGACAATTGAGATCTCTGTTGTCATTCTAGATGTAAATGACAATGCTCCTGTCTTCACACAAGAGGGTTTTATTGGAAAGGTTTTGGAGAACGTGCCAGAAGGTTCTGTGGTTCTGACTGTGCTGGCAACTGATCCAGATGCAGGAGTGAATGGGGACATTTCCTATCAACTCAGCCAAGCAGTGGGACAGAGTGACGCAGCATTTGTGATTGATCCCACAACTGGTGAAATTAAACTCACAAAACCTCTGGACTTCGAGGCAGCACAGACTCATGAGTTCAGTGTGAGGGCCAGAGATGGGGGAGGTCTCTCAGCAATCTGCAAAGTGTTGGTGGAGGTGGTGGATGTGAATGACAATGCCCCAGAGCTGGTGGTCAGTTCCTTCAGCAGTCCCCTCCCCGAGAACACAGCGCCGGGCACAGTGGTGGCCCTGTTTTCCGTCAGGGACCGGGATTCTGGTGCAAACGGCAAGATCTCCTGTGCCCTGGAGGATCAGCTCTTCTTCTCCCTGCGGCCGGCCTATAAGAATTACTATGAGCTGGTGACAGTGAGCGCGCTGGACCGCGAGGAGACGGCTCAGCACGTGCTGAGGGTCACAGCAGCAGATGCGGGCTCGCCTGCTCTCACAAGCACGCACACCTTCAGCGTGGACATCTCGGATGTCAACGACAACGCGCCCGTCTTCAACCAGACCTCGTACACCATGTATGTGCGTGAGAACAATGTCCCCACAGCGTTTGTGGGAGCCGTCAGCGCCGCCGATGCGGACGAGGGGCTCAATGCCAAGGTGACCTATTCCCTGGCGCCAGCGCAAGCGGCAGAGCGGCCCTGGTGCTCCTGCATCTCGGTGGACTCGGAGAAGGGACACGTGTTTGTGCTGCGGCCCCTGGACTACGAGCGCTTGAGGCAGGCCGAGGTGACGGTCAGTGCCTCTGACGCGGGCTCTCCTCCCCTCAGAGCCAACGTCACCGTCCGCCTGCTGGTGCTGGACCAGAATGACAATGCGCCGCTCGTGCTGTACCCAGGCCAGGACGGCAGCCCGGCGCCCGCCGAGCTGGTGCCCGTGTCGGCCGAGGCGGGCTACCTCATCACCAAAGTGGTGGCCGTCGATGCCGACTCGGGACAGAACTCGTGGCTCTCCTACCACCTGCTGAGGGCCACCGAGCCCGGGCTCTTCAGCGTGGCTCTGCAAAGCGGGGAGGTGCGTCTCAGGAGGCCCGTGACAGACAGAGACAGCGTGAAGCAGAAGCTCGTTGTCCTGGTCAGAGACAACGGCCAGCCCCCGCTCTCAGCCACCGCAGCTCTCAGCGCCCTCCTGCTCAAGGACTTCTCTGACGTGCGCCTCCCGCACAGCAGCGCCGCCACAGAGGATCAGGACGGCTCCCTCACCACCTATTTAATCATTTCCTTGGTCTTTGTCTCGCTCCTCTTCCTCGTCTCCATCGCACTCTTTGTGGCTCGCAAGGTGTGCAAGAgaaaggagctggaggctggcCCTGTGCTTTATGGTGCCGACAACTTGCAGAGCGGCCTGGCCGATGCAGCCGCTGCAGGGAGCCTGCCCCGCGCCTATTGCTACGAGATCAGCCTCACCACGGGCTCGGGCAACAGCGAGTTCAGATTCCTCAAGCCCATCGTCCCCAGCCTGCCCCCACAGCACTGTGCCACGGGCCAGGGCCCTGATGAGGAGCAGGAtttcccctgtgtccctgtcagcACCGAGGACATGGCCCCAGACAATCGTGGCACTCTCTCTGCAGGACAGTTCAATGCTCTTTCCTTCAACTAG
- the LOC134559045 gene encoding protocadherin beta-4-like: protein MAIARQVLCVCALLSLPHARAEPIHYSVAEEAESGSLVGKLAEDAGLTPAQLSARRARLVWEDGRQHFRLERASGRLVVAARLDREELCAQAAPCMLPFELLLSNPLQFFRVEVALEDINDHSPVFPEERVSFDILETSEPGTRFPLEVARDLDIGSNTVQAYSIAPQNEYFRVSYESRITGKKYLELVLEKPLDREEQAEMDFTIIAEDGGSPPRTGTAQVKIVILDVNDNAPTFTQEEYIGRVLENMPEGSVVLTVLATDPDAGVNGDISYQLSQAGGQSDSAFVIDPRTGEIKLTKPLDFEAAQTHELSVRAKDGGGLSAICKVLVEVVDVNDNAPELVVNSFSSPLPENTAPGTVVALFSVRDRDSGANSKISCALEDQLFFSLRPAYKNYYELVTVSALDREETAQHVLRVTAADAGSPALTSTHTFSVDISDVNDNAPVFNQTSYTMYVRENNVPTAFVGAVSAADADEGLNAKVTYSLAPAQAAERPWCSCISVDSEKGHVFVLRPLDYERLRQAEVTVSASDAGSPPLRANVTVRLLVLDQNDNAPLVLYPGQDGSPAPAELVPVSAEVGYLITKVVAVDADSGQNSWLSYHLLRATEPGLFSVAVQSGEVRLRRPVTDRDSVKQKLVVLVRDNGQPPLSATAALSALLLKDFSDVRLPHSSAATEDQDGSLTTYLIISLVFVSLLFLVSTTLFVARKVCKRKELEAGPVLYGADNLQSGLADAAAAGSLPRAYCYEISLTTGSGNSEFRFLKPIVRSLPPQHCATGQGPDEEQDFPCVPVSTEDMAPDNRGTLSAGQFNALSFN from the coding sequence atGGCGATCGCAAGGCAAgtgctctgtgtctgtgctttgctgtcGCTGCCGCACGCTCGCGCCGAGCCCATCCACTACTCCGTGGCCGAGGAGGCGGAGAGCGGCTCCCTTGTAGGCAAGCTGGCGGAGGACGCGGGGCTGACGCCGGCGCAGCTCTCGGCTCGCCGCGCCCGCCTGGTGTGGGAGGACGGGCGGCAGCATTTTCGCTTAGAGCGCGCCTCCGGCCGCCTCGTCGTGGCGGCCAGGCTGGACCGGGAGGAGCTGTGCGCCCAGGCCGCCCCCTGCATGCTCCCCTtcgagctgctgctctccaacCCCCTGCAGTTCTTTCGGGTCGAGGTAGCCCTGGAGGACATCAATGACCACTCACCCGTGTTCCCCGAGGAACGAGTCAGTTTTGACATCCTGGAAACGAGCGAGCCAGGCACTCGTTTCCCTCTGGAGGTGGCTCGGGACCTCGATATTGGCAGTAACACAGTCCAGGCATACAGTATAGCTCCACAGAACGAGTATTTTAGGGTGTCCTATGAGTCACGGATTACAGGCAAGAAGTATCTGGAACTGGTCTTGGAAAAGCCACTAgacagagaggagcaggcagagatggATTTCACTATTATTGCTGAAGATGGAGGTTCTCCTCCAAGGACTGGGACTGCTCAAGTGAAAATTGTCATTTTAGATGTAAATGACAATGCTCCCACCTTCACACAGGAGGAATACATAGGGCGGGTTTTGGAGAACATGCCAGAAGGTTCTGTGGTTCTGACTGTGCTGGCAACTGATCCGGATGCAGGAGTTAATGGCGACATTTCCTATCAACTCAGCCAAGCAGGGGGACAGAGTGATTCAGCATTTGTGATTGATCCCAGAACTGGTGAAATTAAACTCACAAAACCTCTGGACTTTGAAGCAGCACAGACTCATGAGCTCAGTGTGAGGGCAAAAGATGGAGGCGGCCTTTCAGCAATCTGCAAAGTGTTGGTGGAGGTGGTGGATGTGAATGACAATGCCCCAGAGCTGGTGGTCAACTCCTTCAGCAGTCCCCTCCCCGAGAACACAGCGCCGGGCACAGTGGTGGCCCTGTTTTCCGTCAGGGACCGGGATTCTGGTGCCAACAGCAAGATCTCCTGTGCCCTGGAGGATCAGCTCTTCTTCTCCCTGCGGCCGGCCTATAAGAATTACTATGAGCTGGTGACAGTGAGCGCGCTGGACCGCGAGGAGACGGCTCAGCACGTGCTGAGGGTCACAGCAGCAGATGCGGGCTCGCCTGCTCTCACAAGCACGCACACCTTCAGCGTGGACATCTCGGATGTCAACGACAACGCGCCCGTCTTCAACCAGACCTCGTACACCATGTATGTGCGTGAGAACAATGTCCCCACAGCGTTTGTGGGAGCCGTCAGCGCCGCCGATGCAGACGAGGGGCTCAATGCCAAGGTGACCTATTCCCTGGCGCCAGCGCAAGCGGCAGAGCGGCCCTGGTGCTCCTGCATCTCGGTGGACTCGGAGAAGGGACACGTGTTTGTGCTGCGGCCCCTGGACTACGAGCGCTTGAGGCAGGCCGAGGTGACGGTCAGTGCCTCTGACGCGGGCTCTCCTCCCCTCAGAGCCAACGTCACCGTCCGCCTGCTGGTGCTGGACCAGAATGACAATGCGCCGCTCGTGCTGTACCCAGGCCAGGACGGCAGCCCGGCGCCCGCCGAGCTGGTGCCCGTGTCGGCCGAGGTGGGCTACCTCATCACCAAAGTGGTGGCCGTCGATGCCGACTCGGGACAGAACTCGTGGCTCTCCTACCACCTGCTGAGGGCCACCGAGCCCGGGCTCTTCAGCGTGGCTGTGCAAAGCGGGGAGGTGCGTCTCAGGAGGCCCGTGACAGACAGAGACAGCGTGAAGCAGAAGCTCGTTGTCCTGGTCAGAGACAACGGCCAGCCCCCGCTCTCAGCCACCGCAGCTCTCAGCGCCCTCCTGCTCAAGGACTTCTCTGACGTGCGCCTCCCGCACAGCAGCGCCGCTACAGAGGACCAGGACGGCTCCCTCACCACCTATTTAATCATTTCCTTGGTCTTTGTCTCGCTCCTCTTCCTCGTCTCCACCACACTCTTTGTGGCTCGCAAGGTGTGCAAGAgaaaggagctggaggctggcCCTGTGCTTTATGGTGCCGACAACTTGCAGAGCGGCCTGGCCGATGCAGCCGCTGCAGGGAGCCTGCCCCGCGCCTATTGCTACGAGATCAGCCTCACCACGGGCTCGGGCAACAGCGAGTTCAGATTCCTCAAGCCCATCGTCCGCAGCCTGCCCCCACAGCACTGTGCCACAGGCCAGGGCCCTGATGAGGAGCAGGAtttcccctgtgtccctgtcagcACCGAGGACATGGCCCCAGACAATCGTGGCACTCTCTCTGCAGGACAGTTCAATGCTCTTTCCTTCAACTAG
- the LOC134559160 gene encoding protocadherin beta-15-like, with translation MAIARQVLCVCALLSLPHARAEPIRYSVAEEAESGSLVGKLAEDAGLTPAQLSARRARLVWEDGRQHFRLERASGRLVVAARLDREELCAQAATCMLPFELLLSNPLQFFRVEVALEDINDHSPVFPEEKVSFDILETADPGSRFPLEVARDLDIGSNSIQTYSISPENEFFRVSYGSRSNGDKYVELVLEKALDREEQAEMDFSVIAEDGGSPPRSGTIEISVVILDVNDNAPVFTQEGFIGKVLENVPEGSVVLTVLATDPDAGVNGDISYQLSQAVGQSDAAFVIDPTTGEIKLTKPLDFEAAQTHEFSVRARDGGGLSAICKVLVEVVDVNDNAPELVVSSFSSPLPENTAPGTVVALFSVRDRDSGANGKISCALEDQLFFSLRPAYKNYYELVTVSALDREETAQHVLRVTAADAGSPALTSTHTFSVDISDVNDNAPVFNQTSYTMYVRENNVPTAFVGAVSAADADEGLNAKVTYSLAPAQAAERPWCSCISVDSEKGHVFVLRPLDYERLRQAEVTVSASDAGSPPLRANVTVRLLVLDQNDNAPLVLYPGQDGSPAPAELVPVSAEAGYLITKVVAVDADSGQNSWLSYHLLRATEPGLFSVALQSGEVRLRRPVTDRDSVKQKLVVLVRDNGQPPLSATAALSALLLKDFSDVRLPHSSAATEDQDGSLTTYLIISLVFVSLLFLVSIALFVARKVCKRKELEAGPVLYGADNLQSGLADAAAAGSLPRAYCYEISLTTGSGNSEFRFLKPIVPSLPPQHCATGQGPDEEQDFPCVPVSTEDMAPDNRGTLSAGQFNALSFN, from the coding sequence atGGCGATCGCAAGGCAAgtgctctgtgtctgtgctttgctgtcGCTGCCGCACGCTCGCGCCGAGCCCATCCGCTACTCCGTGGCCGAGGAGGCGGAGAGCGGCTCCCTTGTAGGCAAGCTGGCGGAGGACGCGGGGCTGACGCCGGCGCAGCTCTCGGCTCGTCGCGCCCGCCTGGTGTGGGAGGACGGGCGGCAGCATTTTCGCTTAGAGCGCGCCTCCGGCCGCCTCGTCGTGGCGGCCAGGCTGGACCGGGAGGAGCTGTGCGCCCAGGCCGCCACCTGCATGCTCCCCTtcgagctgctgctctccaacCCCCTGCAGTTCTTTCGGGTCGAGGTGGCTCTGGAGGATATCAATGACCACTCTCCCGTCTTCCCCGAGGAAAAAGTCAGTTTTGACATCCTGGAAACGGCCGACCCGGGCTCTCGTTTCCCCCTGGAGGTGGCTCGCGACCTAGATATTGGTAGCAACAGCATACAGACTTACAGCATTTCTCCCGAAAACGAGTTTTTCCGTGTTTCCTACGGAAGCCGGAGTAATGGTGACAAATATGTTGAACTTGTTTTAGAAAAGGCTCTAgacagagaggagcaggcagagatggATTTCAGTGTCATTGCTGAAGATGGAGGCTCTCCTCCCAGAAGTGGGACAATTGAGATCTCTGTTGTCATTCTAGATGTAAATGACAATGCTCCTGTCTTCACACAAGAGGGTTTTATTGGAAAGGTTTTGGAGAACGTGCCAGAAGGTTCTGTGGTTCTGACTGTGCTGGCAACTGATCCAGATGCAGGAGTGAATGGGGACATTTCCTATCAACTCAGCCAAGCAGTGGGACAGAGTGACGCAGCATTTGTGATTGATCCCACAACTGGTGAAATTAAACTCACAAAACCTCTGGACTTCGAGGCAGCACAGACTCATGAGTTCAGTGTGAGGGCCAGAGATGGGGGAGGTCTCTCAGCAATCTGCAAAGTGTTGGTGGAGGTGGTGGATGTGAATGACAATGCCCCAGAGCTGGTGGTCAGTTCCTTCAGCAGTCCCCTCCCCGAGAACACAGCGCCGGGCACAGTGGTGGCCCTGTTTTCCGTCAGGGACCGGGATTCTGGTGCAAACGGCAAGATCTCCTGTGCCCTGGAGGATCAGCTCTTCTTCTCCCTGCGGCCGGCCTATAAGAATTACTATGAGCTGGTGACAGTGAGCGCGCTGGACCGCGAGGAGACGGCTCAGCACGTGCTGAGGGTCACAGCAGCAGATGCGGGCTCGCCTGCTCTCACAAGCACGCACACCTTCAGCGTGGACATCTCGGATGTCAACGACAACGCGCCCGTCTTCAACCAGACCTCGTACACCATGTATGTGCGTGAGAACAATGTCCCCACAGCGTTTGTGGGAGCCGTCAGCGCCGCCGATGCGGACGAGGGGCTCAATGCCAAGGTGACCTATTCCCTGGCGCCAGCGCAAGCGGCAGAGCGGCCCTGGTGCTCCTGCATCTCGGTGGACTCGGAGAAGGGACACGTGTTTGTGCTGCGGCCCCTGGACTACGAGCGCTTGAGGCAGGCCGAGGTGACGGTCAGTGCCTCTGACGCGGGCTCTCCTCCCCTCAGAGCCAACGTCACCGTCCGCCTGCTGGTGCTGGACCAGAATGACAATGCGCCGCTCGTGCTGTACCCAGGCCAGGACGGCAGCCCGGCGCCCGCCGAGCTGGTGCCCGTGTCGGCCGAGGCGGGCTACCTCATCACCAAAGTGGTGGCCGTCGATGCCGACTCGGGACAGAACTCGTGGCTCTCCTACCACCTGCTGAGGGCCACCGAGCCCGGGCTCTTCAGCGTGGCTCTGCAAAGCGGGGAGGTGCGTCTCAGGAGGCCCGTGACAGACAGAGACAGCGTGAAGCAGAAGCTCGTTGTCCTGGTCAGAGACAACGGCCAGCCCCCGCTCTCAGCCACCGCAGCTCTCAGCGCCCTCCTGCTCAAGGACTTCTCAGACGTGCGCCTCCCGCACAGCAGCGCCGCCACAGAGGATCAGGACGGCTCCCTCACCACCTATTTAATCATTTCCTTGGTCTTTGTCTCGCTCCTCTTCCTCGTCTCCATCGCACTCTTTGTGGCTCGCAAGGTGTGCAAGAgaaaggagctggaggctggcCCTGTGCTTTATGGTGCCGACAACTTGCAGAGCGGCCTGGCCGATGCAGCCGCTGCAGGGAGCCTGCCCCGCGCCTATTGCTACGAGATCAGCCTCACCACGGGCTCGGGCAACAGCGAGTTCAGATTCCTCAAGCCCATCGTCCCCAGCCTGCCCCCACAGCACTGTGCCACGGGCCAGGGCCCTGATGAGGAGCAGGAtttcccctgtgtccctgtcagcACGGAGGACATGGCCCCAGACAATCGTGGCACTCTCTCTGCAGGACAGTTCAATGCTCTTTCCTTCAACTAG
- the LOC134559089 gene encoding protocadherin beta-15-like — translation MAIARQVLCVCALLSLPHARAEPIRYSVAEEAESGSLVGKLAEDAGLTPAQLSARRARLVWEDGRQHFRLERASGRLVVAARLDREELCAQAAPCMLPFELLLSNPLQFFRVEVALEDINDHSPVFPKERVSFKILETSDPGSRFPLEGARDPDIGSNTVQVYSISPKNEYFSVCYGSHSENYRSVELTLEKPLDREEQAELSFSVIAVDGGSPPRSGTTQVHIIVLDVNDNAPAFTQKIYVGKVLENSPEGSVVVSVVAADEDIGVNGDITYEFSQAVSQTEHLFTIDSKSGEIKLTKPLDFEAAQTHELNVKATDGGGLSAICKVLVEVVDVNDNAPELVVSSFSSPLPENTAPGTVVALFSVRDRDSGANGKISCALEDQLFFSLRPAYKNYYELVTVSALDREETAQHVLRVTAADAGSPALTSTHTFSVDISDVNDNAPVFNQTSYTMYVRENNVPTAFVGAVSAADADEGLNAKVTYSLAPAQAAERPWCSCISVDSEKGHVFVLRPLDYERLRQAEVTVSASDAGSPPLRANVTVRLLVLDQNDNAPLVLYPGQDGSPAPAELVPVSAEAGYLITKVVAVDADSGQNSWLSYHLLRATEPGLFSVAVQSGEVRLRRPVTDRDSVKQKLVVLVRDNGQPPLSATAALSALLLKDFSDVRLPHSSAATEDQDGSLTTYLIISLVFVSLLFLVSIALFVARKVCKRKELEAGPVLYGADNLQSGLADAAAAGSLPRAYCYEISLTTGSGNSEFRFLKPIVPSLPPQHCATGQGPDEEQDFPCVPVSTEDMAPDNRGTLSAGQFNALSFN, via the coding sequence atGGCGATCGCAAGGCAAgtgctctgtgtctgtgctttgctgtcGCTGCCGCACGCTCGCGCCGAGCCCATCCGCTACTCCGTGGCCGAGGAGGCGGAGAGCGGCTCCCTGGTAGGCAAGCTGGCGGAGGACGCGGGGCTGACGCCGGCGCAGCTCTCGGCTCGCCGCGCCCGCCTGGTGTGGGAGGACGGGCGGCAGCATTTTCGCTTAGAGCGCGCCTCCGGCCGCCTCGTCGTGGCGGCCAGGCTGGACCGGGAGGAGCTGTGCGCCCAGGCCGCCCCCTGCATGCTCCCCTtcgagctgctgctctccaacCCCCTGCAGTTCTTTCGGGTCGAGGTGGCTCTGGAGGACATCAATGACCACTCACCCGTGTTCCCCAAGGAACGAGTAAGTTTTAAGATTTTAGAAACGAGCGACCCGGGCTCTCGTTTCCCTCTGGAGGGCGCTCGGGACCCCGATATTGGCAGCAACACAGTCCAGGTGTACAGCATCTCTCCCAAGAACGAGTACTTTAGTGTGTGCTATGGAAGTCACAGTGAGAATTACAGAAGTGTGGAACTGACCTTGGAAAAGCCACTAgacagagaggagcaggcagagctgagttTCAGTGTCATTGCTGTGGACGGTGGCTCTCCACCCAGAAGTGGGACCACCCAGGTCCACATTATTGTTCTAGATGTAAATGACAATGCTCCTGCCTTCACACAGAAAATTTATGTTGGGAAGGTTTTGGAAAACTCACCAGAGGGTTCTGTAGTTGTAAGTGTGGTTGCAGCTGATGAGGATATAGGAGTTAATGGAGACATCACCTATGAGTTCAGCCAAGCTGTCAGTCAGACTGAACACTTGTTCACAATTGACTCTAAGAGTGGTGAAATTAAACTCACAAAACCTCTGGACTTTGAGGCAGCACAGACTCATGAGCTCAATGTGAAGGCCACAGATGGAGGGGGACTCTCAGCAATCTGCAAAGTGTTGGTGGAGGTGGTGGATGTGAATGACAATGCCCCAGAGCTGGTGGTCAGTTCCTTCAGCAGTCCCCTGCCCGAGAACACAGCGCCGGGCACAGTGGTGGCCCTGTTTTCCGTCAGGGACCGGGATTCTGGTGCCAACGGCAAGATCTCCTGTGCCCTGGAGGATCAGCTCTTCTTCTCCCTGCGGCCGGCCTATAAGAATTACTATGAGCTGGTGACAGTGAGCGCGCTGGACCGCGAGGAGACGGCTCAGCACGTGCTGAGGGTCACAGCAGCAGATGCGGGCTCGCCTGCTCTCACAAGCACGCACACCTTCAGCGTGGACATCTCGGATGTCAACGACAACGCGCCCGTCTTCAACCAGACCTCGTACACCATGTATGTGCGTGAGAACAATGTCCCCACAGCGTTTGTGGGAGCCGTCAGCGCCGCCGATGCGGACGAGGGGCTCAATGCCAAGGTGACCTATTCCCTGGCGCCAGCGCAAGCGGCAGAGCGGCCCTGGTGCTCCTGCATCTCGGTGGACTCGGAGAAGGGACACGTGTTTGTGCTGCGGCCCCTGGACTACGAGCGCTTGAGGCAGGCCGAGGTGACGGTCAGTGCCTCTGACGCGGGCTCTCCTCCCCTCAGAGCCAACGTCACCGTCCGCCTGCTGGTGCTGGACCAGAATGACAATGCGCCGCTCGTGCTGTACCCAGGCCAGGACGGCAGCCCGGCGCCCGCCGAGCTGGTGCCCGTGTCGGCCGAGGCGGGCTACCTCATCACCAAAGTGGTGGCCGTCGATGCCGACTCGGGACAGAACTCGTGGCTCTCCTACCACCTGCTGAGGGCCACCGAGCCCGGGCTCTTCAGCGTGGCTGTGCAAAGCGGGGAGGTGCGTCTCAGGAGGCCCGTGACAGACAGAGACAGCGTGAAGCAGAAGCTCGTTGTCCTGGTCAGAGACAACGGCCAGCCCCCGCTCTCAGCCACCGCAGCTCTCAGCGCCCTCCTGCTCAAGGACTTCTCAGACGTGCGCCTCCCGCACAGCAGCGCCGCCACAGAGGATCAGGACGGCTCCCTCACCACCTATTTAATCATTTCCTTGGTCTTTGTCTCGCTCCTCTTCCTCGTCTCCATCGCACTCTTTGTGGCTCGCAAGGTGTGCAAGAgaaaggagctggaggctggcCCTGTGCTTTATGGTGCCGACAACTTGCAGAGCGGCCTGGCCGATGCAGCCGCTGCAGGGAGCCTGCCCCGCGCCTATTGCTACGAGATCAGCCTCACCACGGGCTCGGGCAACAGCGAGTTCAGATTCCTCAAGCCCATCGTCCCCAGCCTGCCCCCACAGCACTGTGCCACGGGCCAGGGCCCTGATGAGGAGCAGGAtttcccctgtgtccctgtcagcACGGAGGACATGGCCCCAGACAATCGTGGCACTCTCTCTGCAGGACAGTTCAATGCTCTTTCCTTCAACTAG